A single genomic interval of Alteromonas sp. BL110 harbors:
- a CDS encoding mechanosensitive ion channel family protein, producing the protein MDTEKLSGTARTSLMDTVFSAFLDFVPLLIAIGLVLSTLITLHYLFLAKQSHLTSEQKLPRQVGMLVLTIIGAVVIAMTLPVSESTRNQVIALIGVLISGVIAFSSTTMVGNLMAGIVLRVNRPFRVGDFIKVEGYSGRVTEMGLLDVEIQTESRELIAFANTLMVNSPVSVTRASGAIVSVDISLGYDIHHSVIEKHLLAAAENAKLTEPFVQVMGLGDFSVSYRISGLLTEVKSLLSARSRLHKAVLDALHDSNIEIVSPSFMNQRPQTDGLKMIAKSPRQITKEEASPEDVIFDKAEQAEQKEKSKETLLQMIADIDARLAENDGKNSDELKQKKATAEASLAALVKMKAEEG; encoded by the coding sequence GTGGATACAGAAAAATTATCGGGTACTGCGCGAACATCACTAATGGATACCGTGTTCAGTGCGTTTCTTGATTTTGTTCCTCTACTCATCGCTATAGGTTTGGTGCTAAGTACTCTAATTACATTACATTATCTCTTTCTTGCAAAGCAGAGCCATCTTACCAGCGAACAGAAGTTGCCCCGTCAAGTCGGTATGTTGGTACTTACTATTATTGGGGCCGTTGTTATAGCGATGACTCTTCCAGTGAGTGAAAGTACGCGAAATCAGGTTATCGCACTTATCGGTGTACTTATTTCTGGAGTCATTGCATTTTCATCTACCACCATGGTAGGCAATTTGATGGCAGGAATAGTACTTCGGGTAAACCGCCCCTTCAGGGTCGGCGACTTTATTAAGGTGGAAGGTTATAGCGGACGCGTTACCGAAATGGGTTTACTTGATGTCGAAATTCAGACCGAGAGTAGAGAGCTTATTGCCTTTGCCAACACGTTAATGGTGAATTCGCCTGTCTCAGTCACTCGTGCTTCTGGTGCAATTGTTAGCGTGGATATTAGCTTAGGCTATGATATTCACCACAGCGTTATTGAAAAGCATCTACTTGCTGCGGCCGAAAATGCGAAATTGACAGAGCCTTTTGTTCAGGTAATGGGGCTAGGCGATTTCTCTGTAAGTTATCGTATTTCCGGGTTACTGACCGAAGTAAAGAGCTTGCTCAGCGCCCGGTCAAGGCTGCACAAAGCTGTACTTGATGCCTTGCATGATTCCAATATTGAAATTGTTTCGCCTAGTTTTATGAACCAGCGCCCTCAGACGGATGGTTTAAAAATGATTGCCAAATCACCTCGGCAAATCACTAAAGAAGAAGCGTCTCCAGAAGACGTGATTTTTGATAAGGCTGAACAAGCAGAGCAAAAAGAAAAGAGTAAAGAAACGCTGTTGCAGATGATTGCCGATATTGATGCAAGGCTCGCAGAGAATGATGGTAAAAATAGTGATGAGCTAAAGCAAAAAAAAGCCACAGCAGAAGCTAGCCTCGCCGCTCTAGTAAAAATGAAAGCTGAAGAAGGTTAG
- the murQ gene encoding N-acetylmuramic acid 6-phosphate etherase: MSSHNPSTSDSPATTRIKINAADDAPTVNELAKSLNKVVSEGRNPDTLDIDTLSTQGILTRLNNEDAKVASAVALQIPQITKAVDAATVSIKNGGRLIYIGAGTSGRLGILDAVECRPTFSVPDEMVVGVIAGGEKAVQHAVEGAEDNFDAGRTDLENLSLTQTDTVIGISASGRTPYVSGALDYARSLGCFTGAIACSPNAAIFEYADAAICPVVGPEALTGSTRMKSGTAQKLVLNMISTSTMIKLGKTYQNLMVDVNATNEKLKARALRIVMQATDCSEDTALAALSACNNKAKVAILMVLTGQTAEQASAQLNANDGYLRKSVEESK, encoded by the coding sequence ATGTCTTCGCACAACCCCTCTACTTCAGATTCGCCCGCAACCACTCGTATTAAAATCAACGCGGCAGATGATGCTCCCACCGTGAACGAATTAGCTAAATCACTGAATAAAGTTGTCTCTGAAGGCAGAAATCCCGATACCTTGGATATAGATACGTTAAGTACCCAAGGCATTCTAACCCGCCTTAACAACGAGGATGCTAAAGTCGCAAGCGCGGTAGCACTTCAAATACCCCAAATAACGAAAGCGGTTGATGCCGCAACTGTCAGCATTAAAAACGGCGGAAGGCTTATTTATATCGGTGCAGGTACCAGCGGTAGGTTAGGCATTCTGGACGCAGTTGAGTGTCGCCCTACCTTTAGCGTACCCGATGAAATGGTTGTGGGTGTAATAGCGGGCGGAGAGAAGGCCGTTCAGCACGCAGTGGAAGGCGCGGAGGACAATTTTGATGCAGGTCGCACTGATCTTGAAAATTTATCTTTAACCCAAACCGATACAGTTATTGGTATTTCAGCTAGCGGTCGGACGCCCTATGTAAGTGGTGCACTGGACTATGCTCGTTCTCTAGGGTGCTTTACTGGTGCAATTGCTTGCAGCCCTAATGCCGCTATTTTTGAGTATGCTGACGCGGCCATATGCCCCGTTGTCGGCCCTGAAGCACTTACGGGCAGCACCCGCATGAAGTCGGGTACAGCCCAAAAGCTAGTTCTTAATATGATAAGCACCAGCACTATGATTAAGTTGGGAAAAACCTACCAAAACTTGATGGTAGATGTGAATGCCACTAACGAAAAACTTAAAGCTCGTGCCCTTCGCATTGTTATGCAGGCTACCGACTGTAGTGAAGACACCGCATTAGCAGCACTTAGTGCATGTAACAACAAAGCAAAAGTGGCAATTTTAATGGTACTAACAGGGCAAACCGCAGAGCAGGCATCCGCGCAGCTAAATGCCAACGATGGTTATTTGCGTAAGTCCGTAGAAGAAAGCAAATAG
- a CDS encoding NRAMP family divalent metal transporter gives MPYSAETPFLARVTALLKLLGPGVLMATAAVGGSHLVASTQAGAKFGWQLALLILVVNLLKYPFFRAGVSYTISTKQTLQQGYLEMGKRYLAIALCLNTIASVVNAAALLLFAASLLSYFIPFEIAIAVSASVVLALILLILLAGHFEGLDNIAKGIMGVLVVATIAVFIVALSNYTAPAVQAESQPSPWTLATLGFLVVTMGWMPAPIEISSITSLWLKRQCKGQAVTPKSALFDFNLGYAVTVLLALLFLGLGALILYGSGTELSTSGIGFSHQLISMYSSTIGEWAHLLIAIVAFLCIFGSALTVYDGYARVVAEAIALLFNKGKAARNTLVTPVLLFMAIFSFIIVLFFKSALLAMLGFAMTLAFVTTPMFAWLNHKLVAQTKLHPDAAPNKVVKLLSLLGLIYLFGFLLVFVWWKWFS, from the coding sequence TTGCCGTACTCAGCTGAAACACCATTCCTTGCTCGCGTTACCGCCTTACTAAAATTACTCGGTCCTGGTGTGCTTATGGCGACAGCGGCGGTAGGTGGTAGCCATTTGGTGGCCTCAACTCAGGCGGGAGCAAAGTTCGGATGGCAGTTAGCGCTTCTCATATTGGTGGTAAACCTACTTAAATACCCGTTTTTCAGGGCAGGCGTAAGTTACACCATCAGTACGAAGCAAACCCTGCAGCAAGGCTATTTAGAGATGGGTAAACGCTACCTAGCCATTGCCTTATGCTTAAATACTATCGCATCGGTAGTCAATGCTGCGGCACTGTTACTGTTTGCAGCAAGTCTGTTGTCGTATTTTATTCCATTTGAAATAGCTATAGCGGTGTCTGCCTCAGTAGTTTTAGCGCTTATATTACTGATTTTGCTGGCAGGGCATTTTGAAGGACTCGATAACATTGCCAAAGGCATAATGGGTGTGCTTGTGGTGGCAACCATAGCAGTATTTATCGTTGCACTTAGTAATTATACCGCGCCAGCGGTACAAGCTGAATCTCAACCTTCGCCGTGGACGCTCGCCACATTAGGCTTTTTAGTGGTAACAATGGGGTGGATGCCTGCACCTATTGAAATATCCTCTATTACTTCTCTTTGGTTAAAACGACAGTGTAAAGGTCAAGCGGTGACGCCGAAGTCGGCCCTTTTCGATTTTAACTTGGGCTATGCGGTAACTGTATTACTTGCGCTGTTGTTTTTGGGGCTAGGTGCATTAATTTTGTATGGTAGTGGCACAGAGCTTAGCACTAGTGGTATTGGCTTTTCTCACCAGCTAATCAGCATGTACTCGTCAACCATCGGGGAGTGGGCGCATCTGCTTATCGCGATAGTGGCGTTTCTATGTATATTCGGCTCGGCGCTAACCGTATATGACGGCTATGCGCGAGTGGTTGCAGAAGCAATTGCGCTATTGTTTAACAAGGGTAAAGCCGCCCGCAATACGCTTGTAACACCAGTATTGCTTTTCATGGCAATATTCAGCTTTATTATTGTGCTCTTTTTCAAGTCGGCTTTATTAGCCATGTTAGGCTTTGCGATGACGTTAGCTTTTGTAACCACGCCCATGTTTGCTTGGCTTAACCATAAGCTGGTGGCACAAACTAAGCTGCACCCTGATGCCGCGCCTAATAAGGTAGTAAAGTTACTCAGTTTGCTAGGCCTAATTTACCTGTTTGGGTTTCTTTTGGTATTTGTTTGGTGGAAGTGGTTTAGCTAA
- a CDS encoding Rho-binding antiterminator, translated as MNIACQLYDYIEIACMYKLEVSAVLKSGELKNGKAINTVIDKRSNVPTECIQMRINGNVENIALNEIAQLHAITDNPHFSSVSF; from the coding sequence GTGAATATAGCCTGTCAGCTTTATGACTACATAGAAATAGCCTGCATGTATAAACTTGAGGTAAGCGCTGTATTAAAAAGTGGGGAGCTAAAAAACGGCAAGGCAATAAATACTGTTATAGATAAACGCAGCAATGTGCCCACAGAATGTATACAAATGCGCATTAACGGTAATGTAGAAAACATTGCTCTTAATGAAATCGCTCAACTTCATGCAATAACTGATAACCCACATTTCAGCTCGGTGAGCTTTTAG
- a CDS encoding YitT family protein, with protein MQKTKHSFIEDVFALISAGLFVAFGVYLFQSQDLMVGGAAGLALLGTYGFDMDFGLLFFLINLPFYTLAWTQISKRFTINTFISVTTVSVLTEQIPAFVDISHVNPFFAAVFGGILIGVGMLMMFRHSSSLGGVGIMAFYLQQRFNIRAGTFQLTVDSCILLSALYFISWPLVLISILAAFCLNMVISLNHRPERYFPVSGEDSSDKAKTVSKKADAKRVDSNEHSSLESELRAQNG; from the coding sequence ATGCAAAAAACAAAACACAGTTTCATCGAGGATGTTTTCGCCCTGATAAGCGCCGGCTTGTTTGTTGCTTTTGGCGTATATCTTTTTCAGTCTCAGGATCTAATGGTAGGTGGCGCAGCAGGACTTGCGCTGTTGGGTACTTATGGTTTTGACATGGACTTCGGCTTGTTATTCTTTTTGATTAACCTACCTTTCTATACCCTAGCGTGGACGCAAATTAGCAAGCGTTTCACTATTAACACGTTTATCTCTGTTACCACTGTTTCTGTATTGACCGAGCAAATTCCGGCATTTGTAGATATCAGCCACGTTAACCCTTTCTTCGCTGCGGTATTTGGCGGCATTTTAATTGGTGTTGGCATGCTGATGATGTTCCGTCACAGCTCTAGCCTAGGCGGCGTTGGTATTATGGCCTTTTACTTACAGCAACGCTTTAATATCAGAGCTGGGACTTTCCAGTTAACTGTAGATAGCTGCATATTGCTTAGCGCGCTGTATTTTATCTCGTGGCCATTGGTGCTTATCTCGATACTCGCGGCGTTTTGTTTAAATATGGTTATTTCGCTTAACCATAGACCTGAACGTTACTTCCCAGTATCGGGCGAAGACAGTTCAGACAAGGCTAAAACAGTATCAAAAAAGGCTGACGCGAAGCGTGTGGATAGCAATGAGCACAGCAGCTTGGAAAGCGAGCTTCGCGCCCAAAACGGCTAA
- the glyA gene encoding serine hydroxymethyltransferase: MNTLNQNLTQQDPDIAQFIAQEDERQEHHIELIASENYTSKAVMQAQGSQLTNKYAEGYPGKRYYGGCEAVDKVEQLAIDRAKALFEADYVNVQPHSGSQANTAVYMALLSPGDTILGLSLDHGGHLTHGAKPNFSGKLYNAIQYGLNTETGEIDYDQVAALAKEHNPKMIVAGFSAYSRVVDWQKFREIADSVGAYLLVDMAHVAGLVAAGVYPSPINAAHVVTTTTHKTLRGPRGGLIMCKSNPELEKKFNSLIFPGIQGGPLMHVIAAKAVAFKEAMTAEFKAYQKQVVTNARAMADVFMKRGFDVVSNGTDNHMFLLSLVSKGMTGKEADAILNSVNITVNKNTVPNDPQSPFVTSGIRIGTPAVTSRNFSEADCAQLANWICDVLSEPEDSNLIQQIKDKVATLTAARPVYTK; encoded by the coding sequence ATGAATACGCTAAACCAAAACCTTACTCAGCAAGACCCAGATATCGCCCAATTTATTGCACAAGAAGACGAACGCCAAGAACATCACATCGAGCTAATCGCATCAGAGAACTACACCAGTAAAGCCGTTATGCAGGCGCAGGGTAGTCAGCTAACGAACAAGTATGCAGAGGGCTATCCGGGTAAGCGTTATTACGGTGGCTGTGAAGCCGTGGATAAAGTTGAACAGCTTGCTATCGACAGAGCCAAAGCCCTGTTTGAAGCTGATTATGTTAATGTTCAGCCCCATTCTGGTTCGCAAGCCAATACTGCGGTTTACATGGCACTGCTAAGCCCTGGCGATACCATACTCGGGTTAAGTCTTGATCACGGTGGTCACCTAACCCATGGTGCAAAACCTAATTTTTCAGGCAAGCTATACAATGCCATTCAATATGGGCTAAACACCGAAACCGGTGAGATTGACTACGACCAAGTAGCAGCCTTAGCTAAAGAGCATAACCCAAAAATGATCGTGGCAGGGTTTTCAGCATATTCTCGTGTTGTCGATTGGCAAAAGTTTAGAGAGATTGCCGATAGTGTAGGCGCGTATTTGCTGGTAGATATGGCGCACGTAGCAGGTCTTGTCGCAGCGGGTGTTTATCCTTCGCCAATTAACGCCGCGCATGTGGTTACTACCACTACCCACAAAACACTACGTGGCCCTCGCGGCGGACTCATTATGTGTAAGTCAAACCCTGAACTTGAAAAGAAGTTTAACTCACTTATTTTCCCGGGAATTCAGGGCGGCCCGCTTATGCACGTTATCGCGGCTAAAGCTGTAGCGTTTAAAGAAGCCATGACAGCCGAATTTAAAGCGTATCAAAAGCAAGTGGTTACCAATGCACGCGCTATGGCAGACGTATTTATGAAGCGTGGATTTGATGTGGTCTCTAACGGAACTGACAACCACATGTTTTTACTAAGTCTGGTTAGTAAGGGAATGACGGGTAAAGAGGCAGACGCTATTTTAAATAGTGTGAATATTACTGTTAATAAGAATACTGTGCCTAACGACCCACAGTCGCCTTTTGTGACAAGTGGCATTCGGATAGGTACGCCAGCGGTGACTTCTCGTAATTTTAGCGAGGCTGATTGTGCCCAGTTAGCTAACTGGATTTGCGATGTGTTGTCAGAACCTGAAGACAGTAATCTTATTCAGCAAATAAAAGATAAGGTTGCTACGCTAACTGCTGCCCGCCCTGTTTACACTAAGTAA
- a CDS encoding porin: protein MNKLLSAFSLVSIATCASTGIKADELPFNLSGHVRVNYGHQDWQIPEFRDGFEFESFKLGVSGESDQFSYKAEYRWYENTDFDTVRFADLTYHFNDQTEITAGITQTPFGLQPFASNNFWFSVNYYLGFEDDYDAGVKINHDWGKWDFQAAYFMNDEYNDAAEFGRYSFDVADDGEYRNKEDGQYNLRANYSANFIRGATTDIGVSYQYGNILNLDTLDDGDMNAYAVHMRHTQGDVKVELQYIDYEYDLAAPEGQANDRIALSSFTFPFLAAADGKTYSANLVYSVPYKFTHIESLTCYSEYSVAKGEGNEGKNSSQWINGCSFGWDKLFVYVDSIQGKNMWFSGGPGVGLDLGGRQETTHRLNINLGIYF from the coding sequence ATGAACAAGCTACTATCCGCATTTTCTTTAGTTTCAATTGCTACGTGCGCTTCGACCGGCATAAAGGCCGACGAACTTCCCTTTAATTTAAGCGGTCACGTTAGGGTTAATTACGGGCATCAAGATTGGCAAATCCCCGAGTTTAGAGATGGTTTTGAGTTCGAATCATTCAAGCTTGGCGTATCCGGCGAGTCAGACCAGTTTAGCTATAAAGCAGAGTACCGTTGGTACGAAAATACTGATTTTGATACCGTTCGCTTCGCTGATCTCACGTATCATTTTAATGATCAAACCGAAATCACCGCAGGTATAACTCAAACCCCGTTTGGTCTACAGCCCTTTGCCAGCAACAACTTTTGGTTTTCAGTTAATTATTATCTTGGCTTCGAAGATGACTACGATGCTGGGGTTAAAATAAATCACGATTGGGGCAAATGGGATTTTCAAGCCGCTTACTTTATGAATGATGAGTACAATGACGCAGCCGAGTTTGGTCGTTACTCATTTGATGTGGCTGATGACGGGGAATACCGAAATAAAGAAGACGGGCAGTACAACCTACGTGCCAACTACTCAGCGAATTTTATTCGCGGTGCGACTACCGACATCGGCGTGTCGTATCAGTACGGTAACATTCTAAACTTAGATACGTTAGATGATGGTGATATGAATGCCTATGCTGTTCATATGCGTCATACTCAAGGTGACGTGAAAGTTGAGCTTCAATATATCGACTATGAATATGATTTGGCTGCACCTGAAGGGCAGGCTAACGACCGTATAGCGCTATCGTCTTTTACCTTTCCATTTCTGGCGGCCGCTGACGGTAAAACGTATTCAGCGAACCTTGTGTATTCGGTGCCCTATAAATTTACGCATATAGAATCACTTACCTGCTATTCAGAATACAGTGTTGCCAAAGGCGAAGGAAATGAAGGGAAAAACTCTTCTCAATGGATAAATGGCTGTAGCTTTGGCTGGGATAAATTGTTTGTATATGTAGATAGTATCCAAGGCAAAAATATGTGGTTTTCAGGAGGCCCTGGCGTTGGGCTAGATTTAGGCGGCAGACAAGAAACCACCCACCGGTTGAACATAAACCTTGGCATTTACTTCTAA
- a CDS encoding substrate-binding periplasmic protein, translating into MRLLLIATFILALIPMQSFAHSWMKLRIATTEYAPYTSTEMQHEGYINHIIADAFLETGVVVEFVSLPWEEALEATLKGEYDAVSYGNFVRSRESEFFHSNPISAESLVFYVNAEKGPDSWSDLSDMQDLKMGITEGYLYNDELAAYIKSNEGVVERATDKANLEALINGDIDVFPIDELTGWYLLQRDFNSSDRRDVMPIKPFISTVTTHLLVPKGQGDSQLILSLFNKGLEELTLEGKLTRFKRLLKEGYYQHPQKKVNFDRR; encoded by the coding sequence ATGCGATTACTACTTATAGCGACATTTATACTAGCGCTAATTCCAATGCAAAGTTTTGCCCATTCATGGATGAAACTGCGCATAGCGACCACAGAATATGCGCCTTACACGTCAACTGAAATGCAGCACGAAGGTTACATAAACCATATCATCGCCGATGCATTTTTAGAAACTGGCGTTGTGGTGGAGTTCGTATCCTTACCGTGGGAAGAAGCCTTAGAAGCAACGCTAAAAGGTGAATATGACGCAGTTTCTTACGGCAACTTTGTACGCTCTCGTGAAAGCGAGTTTTTTCACAGCAACCCAATAAGCGCAGAAAGCCTAGTCTTCTACGTAAACGCTGAAAAAGGCCCCGATAGTTGGAGTGACCTTAGCGATATGCAAGACCTAAAAATGGGGATCACAGAAGGGTATTTATACAATGATGAGCTTGCCGCCTATATAAAAAGCAACGAGGGCGTAGTTGAACGCGCGACCGATAAAGCCAACCTAGAAGCGCTGATAAACGGCGATATCGATGTATTTCCCATTGATGAACTTACCGGTTGGTATTTGCTACAGCGAGACTTTAACAGCAGCGACCGTCGTGATGTTATGCCTATTAAACCGTTTATTTCTACGGTAACCACGCATTTGTTAGTGCCTAAAGGGCAAGGCGATAGCCAGCTTATTTTGTCTTTATTCAATAAAGGGCTAGAAGAGCTAACGTTGGAAGGTAAATTAACTCGCTTCAAGCGACTGTTAAAAGAAGGGTATTATCAGCACCCGCAGAAAAAGGTAAATTTTGACCGACGCTAA
- the alr gene encoding alanine racemase produces MSRQTQAIIHADAILHNFKALAALAPSSQSMAVVKADAYGHGAVNVARILQHVSSRFAVAIIEEAVALRDAGITAPIVVLEGAHQAKECQMAFQHNCILVMHCEEQLAWLESCPEQQRPHIWLKVDSGMHRLGFALSNIEEITEKYRHLLSDNTVIATHFACADDIDNNFTTTQIDGFNQVAEKLGLPTSVANSPATVNWPASRNAWNRLGVGVYGGAVSTSQNIDVEMYPAMTLRSSVLAVRTIPAGEGVGYGQTWVANKPSKIATVGIGYADGYPRHCKNGTPVMVRGKRAYLVGRVSMDMITIDVTHIDNVAVGDEVELWGQNVPVQEVAANADTIDYELMTRVSQRVPRIVKYL; encoded by the coding sequence GTGAGCCGACAAACGCAAGCTATTATTCATGCTGACGCCATTTTACATAATTTCAAAGCCCTTGCCGCTTTAGCGCCATCTAGTCAATCTATGGCTGTGGTCAAAGCCGACGCTTATGGTCATGGAGCCGTAAATGTGGCGCGTATTCTTCAGCATGTTTCTTCGCGTTTTGCTGTAGCTATTATCGAAGAAGCTGTTGCCCTTCGCGATGCGGGAATTACCGCACCAATCGTTGTTTTAGAAGGGGCGCATCAGGCGAAAGAGTGCCAAATGGCGTTTCAGCATAACTGCATTTTAGTTATGCATTGTGAAGAACAGCTTGCTTGGTTAGAAAGCTGCCCCGAACAGCAACGCCCCCACATTTGGTTAAAAGTAGATAGCGGTATGCATCGCTTAGGCTTTGCGCTTTCAAACATCGAAGAGATTACTGAAAAATATCGACACCTATTGAGTGATAACACGGTTATTGCTACGCACTTTGCGTGCGCTGACGATATAGATAATAACTTTACCACCACGCAAATCGATGGGTTTAATCAGGTTGCTGAAAAGCTGGGCTTACCAACTAGCGTGGCTAACTCACCGGCTACGGTAAATTGGCCCGCAAGTCGAAATGCGTGGAACCGATTGGGAGTGGGCGTTTACGGGGGGGCTGTTTCAACGTCACAAAACATTGATGTTGAGATGTATCCGGCCATGACGCTTCGCTCTAGCGTATTGGCAGTGCGAACTATACCGGCAGGCGAGGGTGTCGGGTACGGGCAAACCTGGGTGGCGAATAAACCCAGCAAAATTGCAACCGTAGGTATTGGTTATGCCGACGGCTACCCTAGACATTGTAAAAACGGTACGCCAGTCATGGTTAGGGGGAAGCGCGCTTATTTGGTAGGCCGCGTATCTATGGACATGATCACCATTGATGTGACGCATATCGACAACGTAGCAGTGGGCGATGAAGTAGAGCTTTGGGGGCAGAATGTACCTGTTCAGGAAGTTGCAGCTAATGCCGACACCATCGACTACGAATTAATGACCCGCGTTTCTCAGCGTGTACCGCGCATTGTGAAATACCTCTAG
- a CDS encoding VOC family protein has protein sequence MTQHLSAITFFVDDYDNAIEYFTTVLNFNLTEDKATGEHSRFVLVTPPNSSASLLLAQAKNDVELALIGNQAADKVFLILNTDNFWRDFYEMQSKGVVFLETPREEVYGTVAIFKDKFGNMWDLIQTTE, from the coding sequence ATGACACAACACCTTTCGGCGATTACCTTCTTTGTAGACGACTACGACAACGCAATTGAGTATTTTACAACGGTTTTAAATTTCAACTTAACTGAAGATAAAGCAACTGGAGAACACTCGCGCTTCGTATTGGTAACACCACCAAACAGTTCAGCTAGCTTGCTGCTAGCGCAAGCTAAAAACGACGTTGAACTAGCGCTTATTGGTAACCAAGCCGCAGACAAGGTCTTTTTAATTTTAAATACCGATAACTTTTGGCGCGACTTTTACGAAATGCAAAGTAAAGGGGTGGTGTTTTTAGAAACTCCCCGTGAAGAAGTTTATGGTACGGTAGCCATCTTTAAAGATAAGTTTGGCAATATGTGGGATTTGATCCAAACCACTGAATAG